The following nucleotide sequence is from Triticum dicoccoides isolate Atlit2015 ecotype Zavitan chromosome 7B, WEW_v2.0, whole genome shotgun sequence.
TAAAGTAGACCCGAgggtcatagttttcactagagtctTCTCTCTCTCGAAACAATAGCatacggtggataaacaaattactattagacaattgatagaaaaacacgtagttatgatgttattcatggcaatgatcatacATATAGGCATCATCCGttagaagtagaccgactcctgcctgttattactccaccaatcgactgttatccagcatgcatctatggtattaagttcatgacaaacagagtaacaccttaagcaagatgacatgatgtagacaaagtaaactcaagcaatatgaataaaccctatcattttacccttattggcaacaatacaaatatgtgcctcgaTACCCCTTCGGTCACGAGATTAGGACACCacgagattgaacccattacaaagcacctctccaactgaacataaatcaatctagttggccaaaccaaacagatagatcaaAGAGAAATATAAAGCTATCATTTTCATGCATAATAAAAGTTTAGAGAAGACTtagttactttcaatgaataatgtgatgataaacccacaattcgttggatcccaacaaacacaccgcaaaataagattacatcagggatataactccaagaagatcgaggagaacattgcgtTGAAGattgaagagagagaagaagccatttagctactagctatggacccatatgtctgtggtgaactactcacacatcatcgatagGGCAGTAAGGATGATGTTGAagtcctccatgatcgattccccctccggcagagtactgaAAAAgacctccagatgggatcgcgaaagaacagaagcttgcggagatggaaaaagtgtttcgggtggttCTCTCGGGGTTTCcctatatttgagaatttatagaagtggaattaggtcaaacggagccacATGGGGTCCACAAGGTAATAGGGAACGCActatccccctgggtgcgccctgttGCCTTGCCATCTCCTTGTTTTCCATCTGGTCTCCTCCTGAAGCTTTTAGGgtctcttttgtccagaaaaatcatcaaaaagtttcgtagtgtttggaatccgtttggtactcatcttctggaaaccaaaaacaagcagaaatcatcaactggcactaggcacttggttaataggttagttccccaAAATGATATGAAATAGCATAAAAATGCATATAAAGTATCtaatattgataatataatagcataaaacaatcaaaattatagatacgttggagacgtattagggatGAACCACCTAATTTTTGTTTGAATTCTCAAAATATAATATGAGAATGTTCATATTGACAAAATAATAATGCTAATGTGGAAACCCATGATGCGCCACAAGTAAACATAATAGTGCCGGCGTTCCATGTTATACCACGTCAGCACTATATTAGGCCGTGTACAATTTGTGGGTCCTATATACCTATGACGTTCATTTATTTTCCAACGCCATCACTATGTCCCTAGTAATGTCGTACCAAATAAGCGAACGCCACCAAGGAAAGTTGTGGCTAGCACTTTTTCACTAGTGAGAAGGTGCGCACCTTGGAGGATACGACAGTTGAGTCGGGAAAGAGGGCTagcgggaggaagaaggaggctgGGAAGTAATATATGCATGTGTCGTAGTATAAgtacgtagtagacatcactgactGAGGTAGAAAGTTTGCAGGTATTTTCTCAGTTGCCTTTAATAATATGAGTATTAGCTTTAGTTGGCTAGATACCAAAGGCGAAATCGAATGAGTGTTGTGTTATAAAACAACTTGAAAATCCGATTTTGTACTAATGTGTAGTGATGGTTTATCATTTAAATCAATGTTATTTCATTACTTAGTTCAAAGCAAACACCCATCGCCAACTGCTTATTTAACCAACTAGAAGAAGTAGGACACATTAACCGCCATTAAAACAACATCCCAACATCAGATTATcgaaaaaactaacgcccacacgtgcggcatcttgcacatcgcccacacgcctccatacTTTTTTTATTTGGTTGTACTTAATCATACACTAGAAACTTCAtgatgatactccctctgtaaactaatattagAGTGTTCTTACAAAGGAAGTATCTATTAAACcacactttatatatatatatatatatatatatatatatatatatatatatatgtcaaggTTTGTAAGAATATTAAATATACACAAACATATATAGACTACAATTCACCCAATTGTGAAAAAAATATGTAAAGACATCCAACTCATTTCTTTTTCTCacataaaaatattttttatctttTAAGGGCCATCATctaaaaaatgaaataaattattTTCATTACAAAATATAATTGATTTTAGCATAGTGTGTTTAGTTGTCAATGATTGACATTAGAACTATATAACAAAGAATATTATAAGCATCATTCAAAAACATTTTTATGTTCCTTATACATAAGTTATATCACATACTTTTGTACTTTAAAAAGTTGATAACGAAGTATAATAGTTTAGTATAAATACTATTTTGTTAAACAGACAGCTGACAAATTATATAAAATTAGATATTTAATAGTACTTAATGTTGGTATAAATTCTTCTGAAATATGTAATCCATCTTCACTTATTGTATAAAAACTGAAAAGACAACCATTAATTCAAAGTGCATGTTTTAGTTTgtatttaaaaataaaataaaaacaaactaaCAGTCGCCTTACTTACCAAATTTGGTGTTAGCCAATTATATTGATTATCATTTGACACAAataaaattatttttatttttaattgaataTCATACGTAAGTAAATTCTTTTTATTTTAATTTACGtcatttttttttggatttttaaatATATTGTCTGAAGCTCGAACCAGATGCCGTCTTTTTTTATCGTGCGCCAAAAATTGGAAATTGCTTCAGTGACATAAATATTAATTGTATTTTTTCAAGAGTACTTGAGCCCGCACATTAAGTAGAAAAAACAATATTTCTTCGTTCTCGAAGGATGGTTGTTAATCGAATGGGCAAGAACGGGCAAAAAACCTTTAGAAAACCAAACTCACGTGAAAGTCTAAAAATATTGAGTCATCATGATGGTATGATAAGAACAATTCATGTTTTAAATAAGCTATTTTTTTATAATTGTTCAAAAGACATATGTCTACTATCACTGAAAAATTTAAATCCAGATTTGAAATACAGCATGAGGAGGGCCACAAAAAGACAGAAGGAAAAACAACACCATTCATGTGTGACTTGGTCTTTTATTTTTTTGCCTCTTCATGTATATTTCGATGTTGGATATGGATTTTCACATATTGCGGGCACATGTCTTGTGAAAATTCACAATGTATTTGAGAATAGAAGATTTGAGTTTTGAAACATGATACTATTATCATGCCACCATGTGATGGTTGGTATTGCAGTGATGAGCTGAGCTGACAGTTAAATATACGCAAACATATATAGACTACAATTCACCTAATTGTGAAAACATATAAAGAGATGCAACTCATTTCCTTTTTCCCAGATTAAAATATTTTTATCTTTTAAGGCCCATCATCTAACAAAAGGAAATAAATTATTTTCATTACAAAATATAATTGATTTTAGCATAGTGTGTTTAGTTGTCAGTGATTGACATTAGAACTATATAACAAAGAGTATTATAAGCATCATTCAAGAACAATTTTATGTTCTTAATACATAATATTTATCACATACTTTTGTATTTTAATGAATGAAGTATAATAGTTTAGCATAAATAATATTTTGTTTAACAAACCAGCTGACAAATTACAAAAAATTGGATCTTTAGTACTACTTAATGTTAGTGTAAAATTCttctgaaataaagaccttatcttCCCAACTTCATTGGATAGAGACTGAAAAATAACCATAAATTCAAATCGATTTTCTAGTTTgcgtttaaaaaaaatgaaaaataaactaATAGTCGTCTTGCTTAGCAGATCAGGTGTATTGATCATTATTTGACACAACTACAATTGTTCAATTTTAActaaatagcatacataagtaagtTTTTGTTTTATTTGATGTCATGATTTTTTCGGATTTTAATGTATTGTCTGTCGCTCGAACCAGATGCCGACTTCTTCTCTGGTGTGCTAAAAATGGAAGTTGCTCTAAATTGCTTTAGTGACATAATTTTTTTTTCAAGAGTGCTTGATCAAGTAGGAAAATAAGGTTTCTTCACTCTTGAAAGATGATTGTTAATCGAAAGGGCAAGAACGGGCAAAAAATTATTTAGAAAACCAAATAAATACTCACGACTTAAAATATTAAGTCGTCATTACGGTACTAGAAGACCAATTCATGTTTTAAATAAGTCACCTTTTTTTATAAATGTTCACAAGACATGTTTTCTGTTTCTAAAAATTTCAAATGCAGATTCGAAATACAGCATGAGGAGGTCCTACAAAAGTACGGAAGAAAAAAATGACACCATTCATGTGTGGATttgccttttttctttcttttgcctCTTCATGTACATTTCGATGTTTGATACGGAATTTTTTTACAGATTGTAGGCACATGTCTTGTGGATGTTCACAATTATTTTGAGAATTGAAAATCTGAGTTTTGAAACTTGATTCTGTCATGCCACCATGTGATGGTCGGTGTTGCAGTGATGAGCTGAGTGAGCTTGCTAGACTAGACCTGGAGCCATCACCCTGGAGTAATGAATTAGCAGCAGCGAGCACCCGCAACGGAACCAAATGATGCCTGCGCCCTCCtccatgtcccgtcccatccgtagCGAGGCTAGCAGTACAGTCCTAGCCCTCCGTTAGTCAGCTTGCATTAACTGCCCCCGTCCTCTCCCCTCTGACCTCTCCCTCTGACCACCATGCCCTCACCCTCACTGCCACCTTTCCACCATTGACCCGAGCAAACAACACCCAGCAGCCAGCACCAACGGCGACGGCGACGCcgacgcgcgcgcgagagagagatcaCGCCGCGCATCTCCATCTCCACTGCGCCCGCCGTGCCACTCACACTCTGTGGCCACTGCTGGTGTTGCGCCCCAGCTGAGCACGGCCGATTCGATATTCGCAttccctccaccaccaccaccaccaccaccacccccgccCTTTTATTCCCGCCTCCACTCCACTCCTCCTCCCTCCACACatcccaccgcgcgccgccgccggcgcACCACCACAATGCCTCCCCCTCCGCACCTCCTCCTCCTACCCCTACTCCTCATCCTTCCATCCCCCTCCTCCGGCTCCCCGGACCGCGACATCTATGCGCTGGGCAAGATCAAGGCGGCCCTGGTCCAGGCCACGGCCGCGGCCGCCTCCCCCACCCCGCCGCTCGCCGACTGGGACCCGGCGGCGACCTCGCCGGCCCACTGCGCCTTCGCCGGCGTCACCTGCGACGCGGCCACGTCCCGCGTCGTCGCCATCAACCTCACCTCCCTCCCGCTCCACGCcggctccctgcccccggagctgtCCCTCCTCGACGCCTTGACCAACCTCACCATCGCCGCCTGCTCCCTCCCGGGCCGCATCCCCGCGGGCCTCCCCGCCCTCCCCTCCCTCCGCCACCtcaacctctccaacaacaacctcTCCGGCCCCTTCCCCGTCGGCGATGGGCAAGGAGAGTTGTACTTCCCGGCCCTCCAGGTCCTCGACTGCTACAACAACAACCTCTCCGGCCCGCTCCCGCCCTTCGGCGCCGCGCACGCGGCCGCGCTGCGCTACCTGCACCTCGGCGGGAACTACTTCTCCGGGCCCATCCCGGCGGCCTACGGCGACGTCGCCTCGCTCGAGTACCTCGGCCTCAACGGCAACGCGCTCTCCGGCAGGATCCCGCCGGAGCTTGCGCGGCTTGCCCAGCTCAGGAGCCTCTACGTGGGGTACTTCAACCAGTACGACGGCGGCGTGCCGCCCGAGTTCGGCGGGCTGCGCAGCCTCGTGCTGCTCGACATGAGCAGCTGCAACCTCACCGGCCCCATCCCGCCCGAGCTCGGCAAGCTCAAGAACCTCGACACGCTCTTCCTCCTCTGGAACCGGCTGTCTGGCGAGATACCCACGGAGCTCGGCGAGCTCCAGAGCCTCCAGTCGCTCGACCTCTCCGTGAACGACCTCGCCGGCGAGATACCGGCGAGCCTCGCCAAGCTGACCCACCTCAGGCTGCTCAACCTGTTCCGGAACCACCTCCGCGGTGGGATACCGGGCTTCGTCGCCGAGCTGCCGGACCTCGAGGTGCTGCAGCTGTGGGAGAACAACCTCACCGGCAGCCTCCCGCCGGGGCTCGGGAGGAACGGCCGGCTCAGGAACCTCGACGTCACCACCAACCACCTCACCGGCACCGTGCCGCCGGAGCTCTGCGCGGGCGGGAGGCTCGAGACGCTCGTGCTCATGGACAACGCCTTCTTCGGCCCCATCCCGGAGTCGCTCGGCGCGTGCAAGACGCTCGTGCGCGTCCGCCTCAGCAAGAACTTCCTCAGCGGCGCCGTGCCGGCCGGGCTCTTCGACCTGCCGCAGGCCAACATGCTCGAGCTCACCGACAACCTGCTCACCGGCGGGCTCCCCGACGTGATCGGCGGCGGCAAGATCGGCATGCTGCTGCTGGGGAATAACGGGATCGGCGGCAGGATTCCGGCGGCCATCGGCAACCTCCCCGCGCTGCAGACGCTCTCGCTCGAGTCCAACAACTTCTCCGGCGAGCTGCCGCCGGAGATCGGCCGGCTGAGGAACCTGTCCCGGCTCAACGTGAGCGGCAACCATCTCACCGGCGCGATCCCGCAGGAGCTGACGCGCTGCGCGTCGCTCGCTGCCGTGGACGTCAGCCGCAACCGCCTGACCGGCGCGATACCGGAGAGCATCACGTCGCTGAAGATCCTGTGCACGCTGAACGTGTCGAGGAACGCGctgtccggcgagctcccgccggagATGTCCAACATGACGAGCCTCACGACGCTGGACGTGTCGTACAACGCGCTGACGGGCGCCGTGCCGATGCAGGGCCAGTTCCTGGTGTTCAACGAGAGCTCCTTCGCGGGCAACCCGGGGCTCTGCGGCGGGCCGCTGACCGGCAGCAGCAACGACGACGGCGCCTGCTCCGACAGCaaccacgacggcggcggcggcggcggcgtgctgtCGCTCCGCCGCTGGGACTCGAAGAAGATGCTGGTGTGCCTGGCGGGCGTGTTCGTGGCCCTCGTCGCGGCGTTCCTGGGCGGGCGGAAGGGGTGCGAGgcgtggcgggaggcggcgcggcggcgctcggGGGCGTGGAAGATGACGGTGTTCCAGCAGCGGCCGGGGTTCTCGGCGGACGACGTGGTGGAGTGCCTGCAGGAGGACAGCATCATCGGCAAGGGCGGCGCCGGGATCGTGTACCACGGCGTGACCCGCGGCGGCGCGGAGCTGGCGATCAAGCGGCTGGTGGGGCGCGGCGTGGGCGGCGACCGGGGGTTCTCGGCGGAGGTGGGCACGCTGGGGCGGATCCGGCACCGGAACATCGTGCGCCTGCTGGGCTTCGTGTCCAACCGCGAGACCAACCTGCTGCTGTACGAGTACATGCCCAACGGCTCGCTGGGGGAGATGCTCCACGGCGGCAAGGGCGGGCACCTCGGGTGGGAGGCGCGCGCGCGGGTGGCGCTCGAGGCGGCGCGCGGCCTCTGCTACCTCCACCACGACTGCGCGCCGCGGATCATCCACCGCGACGTCAAGTCCAACAACATCCTCCTCGACTCCGCCTTCGAGGCCCACGTCGCCGACTTCGGCCTCGCCAAgttcctcggcggcggcggcggcggcaactccGAGTGCATGTCCGCCATCGCCGGCTCCTACGGCTACATCGCCCCAGGTACCAAAATCTTTTCATGCCAGCTGTGCAAATTTCATTTCATCCAACACATTCTATCTAGTCCTGCAGCATGTACTTTGCTGTTGTTGGCTTTGGATTTTAGCCTAGTTTCAGGCAGCACTGGTCTGCAACCCCACACACACCGGCCATGTTTTTGTTGCCTTGTGCAATGGTCAACTGGAGAGAGGACAAATGCACTGAGCTGCTGCGGCTGGTGGTAGTGGTGTAGTGCCACTGGCGACAGTGAGTGAGTGACAGTgattagtggtggtggtggttagtGTCTCCTTTGCCCTGCCCCTGTTTCCTGGATTGCAGCATAGATTTGGGGCTAATTTGGAAGATCTTGTTGGCATATGTGTTCATGTCAACCAGAGAGACAGGACAAAGATCTCCTTTTGCAGTTAATGATGGGCATAGCTATCTATCTATATCTCCCTTGGTCACACTAAGCATGATTAGAAGGGTTACATAATTCTGTCAGTTTGATTAATGAACTGGTCCTGTTAACTAACTCTGTTGACGTGGCGGCAGAGTACGCCTACACCCTGCGGGTGGACGAGAAGAGCGACGTGTACAGCTTCGGCGTGGTGCTGCTGGAGCTCATCACGGGGCGTCGCCCCGTGGGCGGATTCGGCGACGGCGTGGACATTGTGCAGTGGGTCCGCAAGGCCACCGCGGAGCTCCCCGACACCGCCACGGCCGTCCTCGCCGTTGCCGACCGCCGCCTCTCCCCCGAGCCCGTGCCGCTGCTCGTGGGGCTCTACGACGTGGCCACGGCGTGCGTCGAGGAGGCGAGCACCGACCGGCCCAACATGCGCGAGGTGGTGCACATGCTCTCGcagcccgccctcgccgccgccgccgccacagccgACTGCGCGGCCCGGCCTGACGACGACGACCTTATCCTCTCCTTCTGACCAGCACGCCAGCGTTCAAGATCGCCGTGGCTCAGGAATTAAGCAGGGAGATCATTATGGTAATTGTACGCGCTATTTTTGGGTCTAACCCTTGGTGCTTAGGTATTTTGTGGCGTGTGGATGTGTAATAACAACTACTACTACTCCTAGTAGCGTCAGTGTGTACTCCCTGAAGCTTAAAGGCCAAGGCTGCGAGAGTACCTTGACTGGACATATAATGGGCGATGCTGAATGAACGAATGTATATGTACATAGTAGTAAAACCTCCGAGTTCAAATATCAACTGGCTACATTATTCATATCTCCTTgctgctactccctccgtaaactttaGATCACTATTTTTAGTGATCTACacgatcttatattagtttacagagggagtatttgcggatgcttttcGTTCTTGTCGCCATCTTTGCTAGGATTGAGCAGGAAGCAAGTGACAGTGAAAAGGTGAATTTCCTTTCTGAAAACATTTGGATGATCTTTGCTGCTCCTTTTAAGTTCTCTTTGCTGCTCCTTTTATAAGTGTCGATCGGTGGATGATTGCAGGCCGTCGCTCGCGGAATCGAATCGGATGGAGCACGTAGGCGAAGAACACAACGGGAGGCCGACCTAACTTGCTTGCCTTTCGTATCTATTCCCTCCTTTTTGGTTCTTTTGATATTTTGGATAGATAGTTGAGCATATATTCCCTGCGCCTGGGTGGATGATTGGTGCTGAAACTCCCAAGAATTGGCCTGACAGGTGATTAACAGCGGCTAGACAATCGGTAGCGATCAAGACACTCTGAATATGGAGATCCTCCGCCAAGGATATATAGTGGACTCCGGTAAATCTCTTTGTGCTTCGCTTTCCTTCTCGCCCACCAAATCGACCAAATCGTTACAAGAAACCATGATGAAATCCTTCTCATTCAGGGTATATATCCTGCATAGTGCTTAACCATTAACTTTGCATCATAGGTTCCACGAGCAATCATGTGCTCCACCACATTCATGAGGGCCCAGACACATCTTGACATACGGCAGTCAATGAGCGCGTGACGCCATGAGGTCTGCCGCGGCACTGCACATGAAACACTCACCCTCCTCTGATATGTGATGAATCCTCAAAGTTTCTCGTGTAGGGATCGAGTTTTTTGCCGGTCTCCATGCAAAGTTTTTCACATTTCCTAGGACTCCAGTTTTACACAAATTAGTCCATTGCTCCTGAGCCGCCCCTGTATCTGAGTTACTCCCACGATTCTCTAACCAATCTTCCCTTCTCCCTTTTTTATCAACAAGTAGCCGATATGCTGATCGGACCGAAAAAAACTCCGGTTTTTTCATAGTGCCAAGCCCACCAGTCACCTGAAGTGGACATGTTTAGCAGAATATTAGAAGCAGCTGCTGCATCGATGGAATTCATGTACACATAGTAAAAAGGCAGGGAGCGTGAGAGTAGCCTTGACCTGGGCCAAGTCCTTGCCAATGCCGACGCCAACATTGTCACACATCAAGCCTTGAGACTTTTGCGAGCTCTCACTGCTCATTTCCTTTTTACCTTTTGTGAGGTTTCAAATCTAAACAGGGACAAATAAATCGTAACTGTACACTATGCTGCGGTATGAGCATTTTGCATAAAAATAAATAGAGGTAATAGCACCATTTGAGTTCTGGATGTGATGATCTAGTCCAAAACTTGAGAAAGCAAACCATTTCATCCTACAACTTGCATCCAATGTGCAAATTTGGTCCAAGCCAATCAGACGACGACAAGTGGAGCCAAGTCAGCACAGCCCACTCCATCCGGTCAGCGCCGCACTTTTTGCAATTACCCCCGGCCTTAGCACAAATAAACCCGCACTACACCTCACAATTCGTCGCGATGGGCAAGCAGGTCGAGCAGTTTGCCACTCTGCGATGCAACATCTGTGCGCGCATCGGCAGAGAGAGGCGGCCGACACCATGCTGTGAGGTCCTTGTTCCTCATCAGCACCGGACAtcttggccttcttctcggccaacaGCACGCCGACGGCCGCCGAAGAAGCAGATGTTCACCGCCAACCTCGTTTCGCAGTACAAAAATCATGTGAAGATACATTTGTTTACCAGCCTCTTGTCACTACAGTACTGATTGCAGTAAGATCTCACCGGAATGGACGTGTACTGTATGGCAGGCTCGTATGGTAAATCAACAAGTACTCCATCGGGAGCTCTCACGCCGTCGTGCATCCTGAAGCACCCCCAAGTTGATTTACCATACGAGAACTGGTCGTTACTAATGCGTTGGTCAGGCCGAGAGTTCAGACTTCACAGGCTGATGGCAAGTTTGGTTTTTGCAGGACTCAAGGAGGTGACCACGGCGTGCTGCGGCTCCGGCAAGTTCGACGGCAAGTCGGGTTGCACGCCCAACGCCACGCTGTGCGACAGCCGGCACAAGTACCTCTTCTGGGACCTGCTGCACGCCACGTCCAAGCTCGCCGCCGCGGCCATCTACAACGGCTCGCCGCACTTGGCAGCGCCCATAAATTTCAGGCAGCTAGCGGAGGACCAGTGCTAGATAGAGCACGCACGGGCCGCGTGCGCGGTCGTGTCTGTGACGGTGATGTTTGTGTGTAGGATATGCATGCACAGTGGTGTTCGTCTCTGGTTTCATTTGTGTATTATTAGGTGGGTGTGGattctaacactagtagaaaaaccccgTTCATCCCGGTTGgttagggccttttgtcccggttcttgaaccgggactaaagggtcgttattgatgccctagacctttagtcccggttctaatacgaaccgggacagatgggcctccacatggccgATGTGCCGAGCCCAGGTAGGAGGGaccaaaggcatccacgcgtcagcatttcaggggttggggtttttttaaagggggttgggggttttggggggttaatttaggtgtttcatatattgtgttagctagctaattaatagagagaagtgtcctctttcatgtccgtgcttggtcgacgctacgtgctATACATAgaaaggccctcgacacgctagctagtaagaaaatgaaggaaaccattaagtacagaagttcgtcgtgcataccgagagaagtgatcgatcgacctctccttctccgagagattggtcgaacaacaagttttcgtattatctatccgacgctactggctacatacatataaaatatgtaagatctcttacaatcccctagcatttgaaatcaccttccacatggtattctccggctttattgatgacgtggtcaagaaataatcccgccaattcctcttgaattgttttcatgcgatcttgtggtaggagttcattccgcatctgccacgtctaatttgaagaagggagttaatacatatatatgaatgaaactcaacagaaatgatggtgtaataaaatgaaattgtgaatattattgcttacgcacttcatattgtcattTAGAGTAGCGCCGCTTATTttccaaagtcgcgttgtagatgaactcgcacacgtagtatccacaataattatttccttgttcctgccacaagcactttagagaaacagaggtcaatcaaactgataatgaagcattataaatggcattgatgaaagtatagctatagaatcaacgggagatgcgcgcaactagctagctagtagtacttactttcgggtatgtatatcgcagctccttcggcagtcccggagcttctgcggtgaactgtttcc
It contains:
- the LOC119337287 gene encoding leucine-rich repeat receptor-like kinase protein FLORAL ORGAN NUMBER1 is translated as MPPPPHLLLLPLLLILPSPSSGSPDRDIYALGKIKAALVQATAAAASPTPPLADWDPAATSPAHCAFAGVTCDAATSRVVAINLTSLPLHAGSLPPELSLLDALTNLTIAACSLPGRIPAGLPALPSLRHLNLSNNNLSGPFPVGDGQGELYFPALQVLDCYNNNLSGPLPPFGAAHAAALRYLHLGGNYFSGPIPAAYGDVASLEYLGLNGNALSGRIPPELARLAQLRSLYVGYFNQYDGGVPPEFGGLRSLVLLDMSSCNLTGPIPPELGKLKNLDTLFLLWNRLSGEIPTELGELQSLQSLDLSVNDLAGEIPASLAKLTHLRLLNLFRNHLRGGIPGFVAELPDLEVLQLWENNLTGSLPPGLGRNGRLRNLDVTTNHLTGTVPPELCAGGRLETLVLMDNAFFGPIPESLGACKTLVRVRLSKNFLSGAVPAGLFDLPQANMLELTDNLLTGGLPDVIGGGKIGMLLLGNNGIGGRIPAAIGNLPALQTLSLESNNFSGELPPEIGRLRNLSRLNVSGNHLTGAIPQELTRCASLAAVDVSRNRLTGAIPESITSLKILCTLNVSRNALSGELPPEMSNMTSLTTLDVSYNALTGAVPMQGQFLVFNESSFAGNPGLCGGPLTGSSNDDGACSDSNHDGGGGGGVLSLRRWDSKKMLVCLAGVFVALVAAFLGGRKGCEAWREAARRRSGAWKMTVFQQRPGFSADDVVECLQEDSIIGKGGAGIVYHGVTRGGAELAIKRLVGRGVGGDRGFSAEVGTLGRIRHRNIVRLLGFVSNRETNLLLYEYMPNGSLGEMLHGGKGGHLGWEARARVALEAARGLCYLHHDCAPRIIHRDVKSNNILLDSAFEAHVADFGLAKFLGGGGGGNSECMSAIAGSYGYIAPEYAYTLRVDEKSDVYSFGVVLLELITGRRPVGGFGDGVDIVQWVRKATAELPDTATAVLAVADRRLSPEPVPLLVGLYDVATACVEEASTDRPNMREVVHMLSQPALAAAAATADCAARPDDDDLILSF
- the LOC119339574 gene encoding GDSL esterase/lipase At4g28780-like; translated protein: MGKQVEQFATLRCNICARIGRERRPTPCCEYSIGSSHAVVHPEAPPRLKEVTTACCGSGKFDGKSGCTPNATLCDSRHKYLFWDLLHATSKLAAAAIYNGSPHLAAPINFRQLAEDQC